A stretch of the Pseudorasbora parva isolate DD20220531a chromosome 13, ASM2467924v1, whole genome shotgun sequence genome encodes the following:
- the dusp2 gene encoding dual specificity protein phosphatase 2 encodes MGIGDPLEISGSELVHILRTPSELFASGGCIVLDCRPFLGFSRAHILESRNVNWNSMLRRRSKSSVVSLEWLVADKSLLAQLRNGDFSPVVVLDENSRSVRDLKSESLASLLISALQLEVQSASTHICFLQGGFDGFFALYPELCFTTPVMCSNYPALSEPEHVVSGRKTPLYDQGGPVEILPFLFLGSAHHSSRRETLERCGITAVLNVSSSCPNLFEEELQYKTLKVEDSLAADIRVLFPEAIHFIDSIKESGGRVLVHCQAGISRSATICLAYLIHARRVRLDEAFDFVKRRRQVISPNLAFMGQLLQFETDVLCPYSVLDRENSGTAF; translated from the exons ATGGGTATCGGCGACCCTCTTGAGATCTCAGGCAGTGAGTTAGTTCACATTTTGCGGACTCCCTCCGAGCTCTTTGCGTCCGGGGGATGCATCGTGTTGGACTGTCGACCTTTTCTCGGCTTCTCCCGAGCGCACATCCTAGAGTCCCGCAACGTCAACTGGAATTCCATGCTGAGACGGAGGTCCAAGAGCTCCGTGGTGTCTCTGGAATGGCTGGTGGCCGACAAGTCGCTCCTGGCCCAGCTGCGGAACGGGGACTTCTCTCCGGTGGTGGTCCTGGATGAAAACAGTCGGTCAGTCAGGGATTTGAAGAGCGAGAGTCTGGCCAGTCTCCTCATCAGTGCCCTTCAGTTAGAGGTCCAGTCTGCTTCGACGCACATATGCTTCTTACAAG GTGGATTTGACGGGTTCTTTGCACTTTATCCAGAGCTCTGCTTTACCACTCCTGTCATGTGCTCAAATTATCCTGCCCTCAGTGAGCCAGAGCACGTTGTGTCCGGAAGAAAGACTCCTCTCTATGACCAG GGTGGTCCAGTTGAAATCCTCCCCTTCCTCTTTCTGGGCAGCGCGCATCACTCGTCCAGACGGGAGACTCTGGAGCGATGTGGGATCACGGCCGTGCTCAACGTATCCTCATCCTGTCCGAACCTGTTTGAGGAGGAACTTCAGTACAAAACTCTGAAGGTGGAGGACAGCCTGGCCGCAGACATACGCGTGCTCTTTCCAGAGGCCATCCACTTTATCG ATTCGATAAAAGAGAGTGGCGGACGAGTGCTGGTCCACTGTCAAGCGGGAATCTCCCGGTCAGCCACCATCTGCCTGGCGTACCTCATACACGCTCGACGTGTGCGTCTGGACGAGGCCTTTGACTTCGTGAAACGTCGCCGACAAGTCATCTCACCCAATCTAGCTTTCATGGGCCAGCTTCTGCAGTTCGAAACGGATGTTTTGTGTCCCTATTCTGTActagacagagaaaacagcggcaCTGCGTTTTAG
- the LOC137039311 gene encoding izumo sperm-egg fusion protein 1: MALAFLFGWLLILSSCPSVRSCLQCDPVVRYVHEDFLSSVKGLTVRDQIELKQIIEQAYINYRVTSTSFRGVIDPTTLYRARTEYQSEFKRHWREERTVSVQWDMMNIVEKGKRILQKHLEIFVAQGLCPNKCGQLYQRVMDCTSCQYGLFKCLSATPPLDCGEHHLEAHEGQEVVLDCFLPWHALVIGQPEYHYSWHPEEKKLSHDEEYEVLVVTKESKIVLNQLTKSEEGTYCCLLQDQKGTVLSHMCFKLKVIPLPSTTPRLIAMLPSLPSGYDATPRPHKSSFLIILILLTVLSITGSLVIIAYLRVTMKHQKEEKDSRRGGEGEDGENIELVNVTE; the protein is encoded by the exons ATGGCTTTAGCGTTTCTTTTCGGCTGGCTTTTGATTCTGAGTTCATGCCCCAGTGTAAGGTCCTGTCTGCAGTGTGACCCGGTGGTTCGTTATGTGCACGAAGATTTCCTGTCCTCAGTTAAAGGACTCACTGTCCGTGATCAGATTGAACTGAAGCAAATCATTGAGCAGGCTTACATCAACTACCGGGTGACCAGCACATCATTTCGAGGTGTCATAG ATCCGACTACACTCTATCGTGCACGGACGGAATATCAGAGTGAATTCAAGAGGCACTGGAGAGAAGAGAGGACAG TTTCTGTTCAGTGGGATATGATGAATATAGTGGAGAAAGGAAAGAGAATCCTTCAGAAACATTTGGAGATTTTCGTTGCCCAAG GTCTATGTCCAAATAAATGCG GGCAGTTATATCAGAGAGTGATGGACTGCACTTCCTGTCAGTATGGGCTCTTTAAATGTCTCTCAGCCACGCCGCCACTAGACTGTGGAG AGCATCATCTGGAGGCACATGAAGGACAGGAGGTGGTGCTGGACTGTTTCCTGCCTTGGCACGCTCTAGTCATTGGACAGCCTGAGTACCATTACTCCTGGCATCCTGAAGAAAAGAAA CTATCACATGATGAGGAGTATGAAGTGCTGGTGGTGACAAAGGAGTCTAAAATTGTACTCAATCAGCTGACAAAGAGCGAGGAAGGCACATACTGCTGCCTCCTACAGGATCAAAAGGGTACTGTGCTGTCCCACATGTGTTTCAAACTGAAAG TCATCCCACTGCCGTCTACAACCCCTAGACTGATTGCGATGTTGCCGTCCCTGCCCTCGGGTTATGACGCCACACCTCGCCCTCATAAGAGCAGTTTCCTCATTATACTGATTTTACTGACTGTACTCAGCATCACAGGCAGCCTTGTCATCATAGCGTACCTAAG AGTGACCATGAAACACCAGAAGGAGGAGAAAGACAgcaggagaggaggagaggggGAGGATGGAGAGAACATTGAGCTGGTGAATGTGACAGAATGA